A region of Aquarana catesbeiana isolate 2022-GZ linkage group LG08, ASM4218655v1, whole genome shotgun sequence DNA encodes the following proteins:
- the LOC141105153 gene encoding gastrula zinc finger protein XlCGF66.1-like: MAEKLSVYKETCIDQMMAPMRMEEDRSHMSEEILNLTLEIIYLLTGESFPVLKSGDHMTITVPSCDSLKNERHNMQRILEVSKKMMELLTGEVPIRCQDVTVYFSMEEWEYLEGHKDLYKDVMMENQPPLTSPGKRRLYCKGESSTEGPPRSPII, encoded by the exons ATGGCAGAGAAG ttatccgtctacaaggagacctgtatagatcaaatgatggcaccaatgaggatggaggaggaccggagtcacatgtcTGAGGAAatcctaaacctcaccctggagatcatctacctgctgaccggagag agttTTCCTGTtttgaagtcaggtgatcatatgaccatcacagtgccttcatgtgactccctaaaaaatgagagacacaacatgcagaggaTTTTAGAAGTCagcaagaagatgatggagctgctgacaggagag gttcctataaggtgtcaggatgtcactgtctatttctccatggaggagtgggagtatttagaaggacacaaggatctctacaaggacgtcatgatggagaatcagccgcccctcacatcaccgggtaagaggagactttattgtaaaggagagagcagtacggagggtccacctagatcccccatcatctga
- the LOC141105489 gene encoding uncharacterized protein has product MKDYGSSNGNPPERCPRPLYSRDSTQEGHIIPHHHQGEGLIGRRVEGKAEEEEEERYVRDDQQSMEEDGITGTFIEEDTPTEISTVDGREMRKTSEDCLTLFPDCKVEDEDITQYSPGENPTTSNVHPAPHSVDGPSYSSYPEEPQTVRDGAGPSYSSYPEQPQTVRDGAGPSYSSYPEEPQTVRDGAGPSYSSYPEEPQTVRDGAGPSYSSYPEEPQTVWDSAGPSYSSYPEEPQTVWDGAGPSYSSYPEEPQTVRDGAGPSYSSYPEEPQTVWDSAGPSYSSYPEEPQTVRDGAGPSYSSYPEEPQTVRDGAGPSYSSYPEEHQTVRDGAGPSYSSYSEQPQTVRDGAGPSYSSYPEEPQTVRDSAILPKAKRFPCTECGKCFSYKSYLVTHQKTHTGEEPYSCSECGKCFVHKSTLVTHQRSHTGEKPYPCAECGKCFSHKSALVAHERYHTGEKPFCCSECGKCFSVKSTLRYHQRLHTGENSCSECGKCFVQKSELVTHQRRHTGERPFSCSECGKCFSDRSCLYKHQRSHTGEKPFSCAECGKCFSRTSHLYKHQRTHTGEKPISCPECGKCFVEKSMLVAHLRTHTGEKPFSCPECGKCFSNWSSIYKHKKSHTGEKSHSCPECGKCFLDTSGLSRHQRVHTDEKPYSCPECGKCFSLKSHLDSHQKSHTGEKPYSCPECGKCFSQKSNLHTHQRSHTGEKPYNCPECRECFSQKSHLVRHQRSHTGEKPFCCSECGKCFSEESSVHRHQRSHTGEKPHSCPECGKCFTRKSSLNIHQRSHTGEKPYSCPE; this is encoded by the exons ATgaaagact atggatccagtaatgggaacccaccagagagatgtccccgtcctctgtattcccgggattccacacaggaaggtcacatcatccctcaccatcatcag ggtgaaggtCTGATAGGTAGAAGAGTTGAGGgtaaagcagaggaagaagaagaagagaggtatgtgagggatgatcagcagtctatggaggaggatggaataacggggacatttatagaggaggacactcctacagagatcagcacag tagatggacgggagatgaggaaaacctcagaggattgtctcactttgtttccagactgtaaagtagaagatgaggacatcacacagtatagtccaggagaaaacccgactacctcaaatgtccatccggcaccacacagtgtagatggaccatcgtattcctcttatcctgaggaacctcagactgtgcgggacggtgccggaccatcgtattcctcttatcctgagcaaccacagactgtgagggacggtgccggaccatcgtattcctcttatcctgaggaacctcagactgtgagggacggtgccggaccatcgtattcctcttatcctgaggaacctcagactgtgcgggacggtgccggaccatcgtattcctcttatcctgaggaacctcagactgtgtgggacagtgccggaccatcgtattcctcttatcctgaggaacctcagactgtgtgggacggtgccggaccatcgtattcctcttatcctgaggaacctcagactgtgagggacggtgccggaccatcgtattcctcttatcctgaggaacctcagactgtgtgggacagtgccggaccatcgtattcctcttatcctgaggaacctcagactgtgcgggatggtgccggaccatcgtattcctcttatcctgaggaacctcagactgtgcgggacggtgccggaccatcgtattcctcttatcctgaggaacatcagactgtgcgggacggtgccggaccatcgtattcctcttattctGAGCAACcacagactgtgcgggacggtgccggaccatcgtattcctcttatcctgaggaacctcagactgtgcgggacagtGCCATCCTTCCTAAAGCTAAGAGGTttccctgtactgagtgcgggaaatgtttttcatataaATCATATCTTGTTACTCATCAAAAGACTCATACGGGGGAAGAGCCatattcctgctctgagtgcgggaaatgttttgtgcaTAAATCAACTCTTGTCACGCACcaaaggtctcacacgggggaaaagccgtatccctgtgctgagtgcgggaaatgtttttcacataaatCAGCTCTTGTCGCACATGAAAGgtatcacacgggggagaagccttttTGCTGTtcagaatgcgggaaatgtttttctgtGAAGTCCACTCTTAGATATCATCAGAGACTTCACACGGGTGAgaattcctgttctgagtgcgggaaatgttttgtacaaaaatctgaACTTGTCACGCATCAGAGAAGACACACGGGGGAGAGGccattttcctgttctgagtgtgggaaatgtttttcagacaggtcgtgtctttacaaacatcagagatcgcacacaggtgagaagccattttcctgtgctgagtgcgggaaatgtttttcaaggacatCCCATCTTTACAAACACCAGAGAacacacacgggggagaagccaatttcctgtcctgagtgcgggaaatgctttgtaGAAAAATCAATGCTTGTCGCACATCTGaggactcacacgggggagaagccattttcctgtcctgagtgcgggaaatgtttttcaaactgGTCATCTATTTACAAACATAAGAAATCACACACGGGTGAGAAgtcgcattcctgtcctgagtgcgggaaatgttttttagataCGTCtggtctttccagacatcagagagtGCATACGGAtgagaagccatattcttgtcctgagtgcgggaaatgtttttcactgaagtcccATCTTGACTCACATCAGAAAtcgcacacaggtgagaagccgtattcctgtcctgagtgcggaaaatgtttttcacaaaagtccaatcttcacacacatcagagatctcacacgggggagaagccgtataaCTGTCCTGAGTGCAGagaatgtttttcacaaaagtcccatcttgtcagacatcagagatctcacacgggggagaagcctttttgctgttcagagtgcgggaaatgtttttcagaggaGTCCTCTGTTCACAGACATCAGAGAtcgcacacaggtgagaagccacattcatgccctgagtgcgggaaatgttttacaagGAAGTCCTCTCTTAacatacatcagaggtctcacacgggggagaagccatattcctgtcctgagtga